The following coding sequences are from one Candidatus Borkfalkia ceftriaxoniphila window:
- a CDS encoding response regulator transcription factor yields the protein MNKKVYLLEDDTSICELVQCALEMSGIELSAYNTVYEFWAALEKSAPSLALLDIMLPDGNGLEVLAKIKQKYPQVSCIMLSALGQETDKVRGLNLGADDYIAKPFGILELTARVNAALRRHGESAGIVRGDLALDEETMTATLRGVKLELNNKEFNLLKYLMQKEGKALSRENILNAVWGYDEGETRTVDNHVARLRKLGIDYIETVFGVGYKFVYRE from the coding sequence ATGAATAAGAAAGTATATTTGTTGGAAGACGATACGAGTATCTGCGAACTCGTGCAGTGCGCGCTTGAAATGTCGGGCATCGAACTTTCGGCGTACAATACCGTATACGAATTCTGGGCAGCGCTGGAAAAGAGCGCGCCGTCGCTCGCGCTTCTGGATATCATGCTGCCCGACGGCAACGGATTGGAAGTATTGGCGAAGATCAAACAGAAATATCCGCAGGTGAGTTGTATCATGCTCTCCGCGCTGGGGCAGGAAACGGACAAAGTGCGCGGGCTGAATCTGGGCGCGGACGATTACATCGCCAAGCCTTTCGGTATTTTGGAACTGACTGCGCGCGTCAACGCCGCCCTTCGGCGCCACGGCGAGAGCGCGGGCATCGTGCGCGGGGATCTGGCGCTCGACGAAGAGACCATGACCGCGACGCTGCGCGGCGTAAAACTCGAACTCAACAACAAGGAATTCAACCTTTTGAAATATCTCATGCAGAAGGAGGGCAAGGCGCTTTCGCGCGAAAATATCCTCAACGCGGTCTGGGGGTACGACGAAGGCGAAACGCGCACGGTGGATAATCACGTGGCGCGCCTTCGGAAACTCGGCATCGACTACATCGAAACGGTGTTCGGCGTGGGGTATAAATTCGTTTACAGGGAATAA
- a CDS encoding Na/Pi cotransporter family protein, with amino-acid sequence MDYFWAFIGLLAGLGAFLFGFKVLSESIEKLANSRMRRWFDKTAKSKLAGVGIGTVTTAIIQSSSATTVMVVGFVNAGIMTLYQATAIIMGANIGTTITAQIASLQAFDFIAFVTVFACVGVFMDMLSKNEKIKTIGVVLAGLGLVFLGLQVMSDSMSIFRDSQSFKNFLTGVSNPFLLLLIGAAFTALVQSSSAVTSLIIVMVGAGLSIGEPGSNGVLFLVLGSNIGTCITAILSSVGASTNAKRASLIHLMFNVFGSIIFTVFLLCWPSFMQDTLVRWFPQAQTQIAMFHTFFNVICVAIFLPFTSLFVKIATKVIREKKEKSVDEARFLDERILQTPAIALNQATKETDYLAQLAMQSLSVAFEGFIEENVDAKAKVDELNARCADLERRIVDYLIRISSNDVSYGDEKIISALHHGVNDIVRISELADNITRYTANCKRDDITFSDSVKSSLKDMFEKILALYASTKQVFAEGDVTALKAVDSIEDEIDHARRAIVDSHIRRLNDGRCRPASSGVFINLVGNLERAADHLTYLAHSFDESPAV; translated from the coding sequence ATGGATTATTTTTGGGCGTTTATCGGGCTTTTGGCAGGACTGGGAGCGTTTTTATTCGGCTTTAAAGTCTTATCCGAAAGCATCGAAAAACTGGCGAACAGCCGCATGCGCCGCTGGTTCGATAAAACCGCCAAAAGCAAACTCGCGGGCGTGGGCATCGGCACCGTCACCACCGCCATCATTCAGAGTTCTTCCGCCACGACCGTCATGGTCGTAGGCTTTGTCAATGCGGGCATCATGACTTTGTATCAGGCGACCGCCATCATCATGGGCGCAAATATCGGCACCACCATCACCGCCCAGATCGCCTCTTTGCAGGCTTTCGACTTTATCGCGTTCGTCACAGTGTTCGCCTGCGTCGGCGTGTTTATGGATATGCTCTCCAAAAACGAAAAGATCAAGACCATCGGCGTCGTGCTCGCGGGGCTGGGGCTCGTCTTTCTCGGCTTGCAGGTCATGTCCGATTCCATGTCCATTTTCCGCGATTCCCAGTCGTTCAAAAACTTTTTGACGGGCGTGAGCAATCCCTTTTTGCTCCTTCTCATCGGCGCCGCGTTCACCGCCCTCGTACAGTCGAGTTCCGCGGTCACTTCGCTCATCATCGTCATGGTCGGCGCGGGGCTGTCCATCGGCGAACCCGGCAGCAACGGCGTTCTCTTTCTCGTGCTCGGCAGCAATATCGGTACGTGTATCACCGCCATTCTCTCTTCCGTCGGCGCGAGCACCAACGCCAAGCGCGCCAGCCTGATCCATCTCATGTTCAATGTGTTCGGCTCTATCATTTTTACCGTCTTTCTGCTGTGCTGGCCCTCTTTCATGCAGGATACGCTCGTGCGCTGGTTTCCGCAGGCGCAGACGCAGATCGCCATGTTCCACACCTTTTTCAACGTCATCTGCGTGGCGATTTTTCTGCCGTTTACCTCACTGTTCGTCAAGATCGCGACCAAAGTCATCCGCGAAAAGAAGGAAAAGTCTGTGGACGAGGCGCGCTTTCTCGACGAACGTATCTTGCAGACGCCCGCCATCGCGCTCAACCAGGCTACCAAGGAGACCGATTATCTCGCGCAACTCGCCATGCAGTCTTTGAGCGTCGCTTTCGAAGGGTTCATCGAGGAGAACGTGGACGCCAAAGCCAAGGTGGACGAACTCAACGCGCGGTGCGCCGATCTCGAACGCCGCATCGTCGATTATCTGATCAGAATTTCCTCCAACGACGTGTCCTACGGCGACGAAAAGATCATTTCCGCGCTGCACCACGGCGTCAACGATATCGTGAGGATCAGCGAACTTGCCGACAATATCACCAGATACACCGCTAACTGCAAGCGCGACGACATCACTTTTTCGGACAGCGTAAAATCTTCGCTCAAAGATATGTTCGAAAAAATCCTCGCGCTGTACGCGAGCACCAAACAGGTATTCGCGGAAGGGGACGTGACCGCGCTCAAAGCGGTGGATTCCATCGAGGACGAGATCGATCACGCCCGCCGCGCCATCGTGGACAGCCATATCAGGCGCCTGAACGACGGCAGATGCCGTCCCGCGTCGAGCGGCGTGTTCATCAACTTAGTCGGCAATCTCGAACGTGCCGCAGACCATCTGACCTATTTGGCGCATTCGTTTGATGAATCGCCCGCGGTGTGA
- a CDS encoding alanine--tRNA ligase, translating into MITSKQLRNKWISFYESKGHVNIGAVSLIGDGSTGVMFNVAGMQPLMPYLLGQPHPAGKRLCNVQGCVRTVDIESVGDASHFTFFEMMGNWSLGDYFKKEKTAWSFELLTKEFGLDKDKLCSTVFAGNESAPRDEETAKFLEELGIRKENIFYLDKSNNWWELEGTVGTPCGPDNEWFYPLHDEKCCDTCDINCACGRYVEIGNDVYMQYKKLEGGKYAPLENKNVDTGFGLDRMLAFLNGLTDGYKTDLFSGVIAYLEKISGKRYDDGGEAQKAMRIIADHTRTSVMLIGDVNGIVPSNTGAGYILRRLMRRAVRYARTLGIESKELLNAAKIFIEEVYNEAYPLLPEKEEYILQEFSREIERFEATLEKGIKEFEKCVNGIERKNEFMSKQNPDYVKESAIGGKQAFKLYDTYGFPLELTEELAAERGYTVDAAGFEAAFKEHQQKSHAVAEGQFKGGLADTGEATTRLHTATHLLNAALKKVLSPDINQKGSNITPERLRFDFNFSRPLTEEEIREVEALVNEKIKEDIPVVFAEMPYEQAREEGITGVFDSKYGEVVKTYSIGGFSREMCGGPHVGRTGELGTFKIVKEQSSASGIRRIKAVLE; encoded by the coding sequence ATGATAACGAGCAAACAACTGCGGAACAAATGGATCTCATTTTACGAAAGCAAGGGGCACGTCAATATCGGCGCGGTGTCTTTGATCGGCGACGGCAGCACGGGCGTCATGTTCAACGTGGCGGGCATGCAGCCGCTCATGCCCTACCTTCTGGGACAACCTCACCCTGCGGGCAAGCGCCTGTGCAACGTGCAGGGCTGCGTGAGAACGGTCGATATCGAATCGGTGGGCGACGCGTCGCATTTCACCTTTTTCGAGATGATGGGCAACTGGTCGCTGGGCGACTACTTCAAAAAGGAAAAGACCGCCTGGTCGTTCGAACTTTTGACAAAGGAGTTTGGATTAGATAAGGACAAACTGTGTTCCACCGTGTTCGCGGGCAACGAGAGCGCGCCGCGCGACGAGGAAACGGCGAAATTTCTCGAAGAGTTGGGCATCCGTAAAGAAAATATCTTCTATCTGGATAAATCCAACAACTGGTGGGAGTTGGAGGGCACCGTCGGCACGCCCTGCGGGCCGGATAACGAGTGGTTTTATCCGCTGCACGACGAAAAGTGCTGCGATACGTGCGATATCAACTGCGCCTGCGGTCGCTACGTGGAGATCGGCAACGACGTATATATGCAGTATAAAAAGTTGGAAGGGGGCAAATACGCGCCTCTGGAAAACAAAAACGTGGATACGGGCTTCGGGCTGGACAGAATGCTTGCCTTTTTGAACGGGCTGACCGACGGTTACAAAACCGACCTGTTCAGCGGCGTCATCGCGTATCTGGAAAAAATTTCGGGCAAGCGCTACGACGACGGCGGCGAGGCGCAAAAAGCCATGCGCATCATCGCGGACCATACGAGGACTTCCGTCATGCTCATCGGCGACGTGAACGGCATCGTACCCTCGAACACGGGCGCGGGCTATATTCTGCGCCGACTGATGCGCCGCGCGGTGCGTTACGCGAGAACGCTGGGCATCGAGAGCAAAGAACTTTTGAACGCCGCGAAAATATTTATCGAAGAGGTGTATAACGAGGCGTATCCGCTCCTGCCCGAAAAGGAAGAGTACATTTTGCAGGAATTTTCCCGCGAGATCGAACGCTTCGAAGCGACGCTGGAAAAGGGCATCAAGGAATTCGAAAAGTGCGTAAACGGCATCGAGCGCAAAAACGAATTCATGTCCAAACAAAATCCCGATTACGTGAAAGAGAGTGCCATCGGCGGAAAACAGGCGTTCAAACTGTACGATACGTACGGTTTTCCGCTCGAACTGACCGAAGAGTTGGCGGCGGAGCGCGGCTACACGGTGGATGCGGCTGGATTCGAAGCGGCGTTTAAAGAGCACCAGCAAAAGAGCCACGCAGTGGCGGAAGGGCAGTTCAAGGGAGGGCTTGCCGATACGGGCGAGGCGACGACAAGGCTGCACACCGCAACGCACCTTTTGAATGCGGCGTTAAAAAAAGTGCTTTCCCCCGATATCAACCAGAAGGGCAGCAATATCACGCCCGAGCGTTTACGGTTCGACTTCAATTTCTCCCGTCCGCTGACGGAAGAGGAGATCAGAGAGGTGGAAGCGCTCGTCAACGAGAAAATCAAGGAAGATATTCCCGTCGTATTCGCGGAAATGCCCTACGAACAGGCGCGCGAAGAGGGGATCACGGGCGTATTTGACAGCAAGTACGGCGAAGTGGTCAAAACGTACAGCATCGGCGGTTTTTCGCGCGAGATGTGCGGCGGTCCGCACGTCGGGCGCACGGGCGAGTTGGGCACCTTTAAGATCGTAAAGGAGCAATCCTCCGCCAGCGGTATCCGCCGTATCAAAGCGGTTTTGGAATAA
- the cysS gene encoding cysteine--tRNA ligase — protein MKLYNTLTRKKEEFAPLDGKTVRMYSCGPTVYNFAHIGNMRTYIFMDILRRTLRYEGYKVKGVMNITDVGHLLSDADEGEDKMEKAAKEQRKSPYEIADFYTKVFFDDLKKLNIGKPELTPKATEHIREMLDFVYALCEKGYGYETSDGIYFDISKFPAYGQLSGINLEDQKAGARVEVNDEKRSPFDFAIWKKAPKEHIMQWDSRWGKGYPGWHIECSAMSKKYLGEVFDIHTGGVDHIPIHHENEIAQSYGYSGKNPAKFWMHGEFMLVNNGKMSKKLGNTYLVSQLEEMGYSPMCFRYFCLNTHYRKKLNFTFEGMDGAKTAYARLCALVAKHREGENDVSDEKLAAYRKEFEEDVTDDLNVPGAMGVLWTMLKEPASRKIYALALEMDKVFGLKLDEAKAEEVKEEFPAEITAIANERAAARAAKDWGKSDELRAKLDELGYAVKDTKEGYTLTRK, from the coding sequence ATGAAATTATACAACACGCTCACGCGCAAAAAGGAAGAATTCGCGCCGCTTGACGGCAAGACCGTCCGCATGTATTCGTGCGGGCCGACCGTTTACAACTTCGCGCATATCGGCAATATGCGTACGTATATTTTTATGGATATCCTGCGCCGCACCCTGCGTTACGAAGGCTATAAAGTCAAGGGCGTCATGAACATCACCGACGTGGGGCATCTCTTGAGCGACGCAGACGAGGGCGAGGACAAAATGGAAAAGGCGGCGAAAGAACAGCGGAAATCGCCCTACGAGATCGCGGATTTTTACACGAAAGTGTTTTTCGACGATCTGAAAAAACTGAATATCGGCAAGCCCGAACTCACCCCCAAAGCCACCGAACATATCCGAGAAATGCTCGATTTCGTCTATGCGCTGTGCGAAAAGGGCTACGGTTACGAAACGAGCGACGGCATTTATTTCGATATTTCCAAATTCCCCGCCTACGGGCAACTTTCGGGCATCAATTTAGAGGATCAGAAAGCGGGCGCGCGCGTCGAGGTCAACGACGAAAAGCGCAGCCCCTTCGATTTCGCCATCTGGAAAAAGGCGCCCAAAGAGCACATCATGCAGTGGGACAGCCGTTGGGGCAAAGGGTATCCCGGCTGGCATATCGAGTGTTCCGCCATGAGTAAAAAATATCTCGGCGAAGTGTTCGATATCCACACGGGCGGCGTGGACCATATTCCCATCCACCACGAAAACGAGATCGCCCAAAGTTACGGCTATTCGGGCAAAAATCCCGCAAAATTCTGGATGCACGGCGAATTTATGCTGGTGAACAACGGCAAAATGAGCAAAAAATTAGGCAACACCTATCTCGTGAGCCAGTTGGAAGAAATGGGTTATTCGCCCATGTGTTTCCGCTATTTCTGCCTGAACACCCATTACCGCAAAAAACTCAATTTCACGTTCGAGGGCATGGACGGCGCCAAGACCGCCTACGCGCGGCTGTGCGCGCTCGTCGCAAAGCACAGAGAGGGCGAAAACGACGTTTCCGACGAAAAACTCGCGGCGTACAGAAAGGAATTCGAAGAGGACGTCACGGACGATCTGAACGTTCCGGGCGCGATGGGCGTGCTTTGGACCATGCTCAAAGAGCCTGCGAGCAGGAAAATTTACGCGCTTGCTCTGGAAATGGACAAGGTTTTCGGTCTGAAACTCGACGAGGCGAAGGCGGAAGAGGTCAAAGAGGAATTCCCCGCCGAGATCACGGCGATCGCAAACGAGCGCGCCGCGGCGCGCGCCGCCAAAGACTGGGGCAAGTCGGACGAACTGCGGGCGAAACTCGACGAACTCGGCTATGCGGTCAAGGACACCAAAGAGGGATATACGCTTACGCGCAAATAA
- the epsC gene encoding serine O-acetyltransferase EpsC, which produces MFFKRLRQDINAAKRNDPAARNKFEIWLTYSGVHALSWHRGAQFFYKIKLKLLARMISQFAKFLTGIEIHPAAKIEGGVFIDHGAGVVIGETAEVKSGVVIYQGVTLGGTGKEKGKRHPTIEKDCIISAGAKVLGGFTVGEGAKIGAGAVVLKEVPPHATVVGVPGRVVRIKGEKPDLLQEKADPNLEEICSLRSRVAELEAALVKLTGGEFQPCKPHGGEQKE; this is translated from the coding sequence ATGTTTTTCAAACGGCTGCGGCAGGATATCAACGCCGCAAAGCGCAACGATCCCGCCGCGCGCAATAAATTCGAGATCTGGCTTACCTATTCGGGCGTGCACGCGCTCTCCTGGCACCGCGGCGCCCAGTTTTTTTATAAGATCAAGTTAAAACTCCTTGCGCGCATGATCTCGCAGTTCGCGAAATTTTTAACGGGCATCGAGATCCACCCCGCCGCGAAGATCGAGGGGGGCGTGTTCATCGACCACGGCGCGGGCGTCGTCATCGGCGAAACGGCGGAAGTCAAGAGCGGCGTGGTCATTTACCAGGGCGTCACGCTCGGCGGCACGGGCAAGGAAAAGGGCAAGCGCCATCCGACCATCGAAAAAGACTGCATCATCAGCGCGGGCGCCAAAGTTCTGGGCGGATTCACCGTGGGCGAAGGCGCGAAGATCGGCGCGGGCGCCGTGGTCTTAAAAGAAGTTCCCCCGCACGCGACCGTGGTCGGCGTTCCCGGCAGAGTCGTGCGCATCAAGGGCGAAAAACCAGACCTTTTGCAGGAAAAAGCCGATCCGAATCTCGAAGAGATCTGCTCGCTGCGCTCCCGCGTGGCGGAGTTGGAAGCCGCGCTCGTAAAACTGACGGGCGGCGAATTTCAGCCCTGCAAACCGCACGGCGGCGAACAAAAAGAATAA
- a CDS encoding DeoR/GlpR family DNA-binding transcription regulator: MALLIEKNGKMSLEELAEQFPDVSDMTLRRDLLQLEKENKVIRVRGGAMSVLEVQKRSGEAYAQKTTINTDAKKAIAKKTAALIDEGVSLFLDGGTTAMYLAKELPDRPCHIFTNGIAVAEELAHKKQPNVVLVGGTLIKENLSTASPYSRVFLENTNFELAIISASAFSFAHGFSCLGQVEADLLKFILDKAKMVYMMLDTSKIDKIMPYTFASPEDIDVLITDDNLPAAVKASFESKNIVVV, translated from the coding sequence ATCGCGCTTCTCATCGAGAAGAACGGCAAAATGAGTCTGGAAGAGTTGGCGGAGCAATTTCCCGACGTATCGGACATGACGCTGCGGCGCGATCTATTGCAACTGGAAAAGGAAAACAAGGTCATCCGCGTGCGCGGAGGCGCCATGTCGGTTCTGGAAGTGCAAAAGCGCTCGGGGGAGGCGTACGCGCAGAAGACCACCATCAACACCGACGCGAAAAAGGCGATCGCCAAAAAGACGGCGGCGCTCATCGACGAGGGCGTGAGTTTGTTTCTGGACGGCGGCACTACCGCCATGTACCTCGCGAAAGAACTTCCCGACCGCCCCTGCCATATCTTCACGAACGGCATCGCCGTGGCGGAGGAACTGGCGCACAAAAAACAGCCCAACGTGGTGCTGGTCGGCGGCACGCTCATCAAGGAAAATCTTTCCACCGCGTCCCCTTATTCGCGGGTGTTTCTGGAAAACACGAATTTCGAACTTGCGATCATATCCGCTTCCGCGTTTTCCTTCGCGCACGGGTTTTCCTGTTTGGGGCAGGTGGAAGCCGACCTTCTGAAATTTATTCTGGATAAAGCGAAAATGGTATATATGATGCTCGATACTTCCAAAATAGACAAGATCATGCCCTATACCTTCGCATCCCCCGAGGACATCGACGTACTCATTACCGACGATAATCTGCCCGCCGCGGTAAAAGCAAGTTTCGAAAGCAAAAATATCGTAGTCGTTTAA
- a CDS encoding glycosyltransferase family 2 protein, with translation METAIRVLDIILKVFLVMSFYKFVYMIIGFCRKAKTFSVTEKKHRYAIVICARNEEKVIGNLLDSIAGQDYPKDKLHVFVIADNCTDETAAIARAKGATVYERHDLSKARKGYALGFGFDRIKEDYGIENFEGYLFFDADNLLRPDYVTEMNKAFDTGELDVITGYRNTKNFDTNCISAAYGIHFYRSSLTYHRPRQLLNSATHLAGTGYLVKAEILKDGWRWYCLTEDTQLTLYLVAHGYKIGYCEAAEFFDEQPVGFGTVIKQRMRWFKGRLYAFFAYAHQEIAGMFKKKTQKWACFDMLFYAFPYGLVTTVISLAVTALSVALAVQAGTVMDSYGPLATLKSMGMDLLSFWLMTVFTGTVVVIRERKHIHCTTKKLVLYVLLFPWFDFIEIPLAIFSLFMHVTWKKIKHVDTTRIEQLVPVKTDVPQTVIMKDKAS, from the coding sequence ATGGAAACAGCAATCCGCGTACTGGACATTATACTGAAAGTCTTTTTAGTCATGTCCTTTTATAAATTCGTTTATATGATCATAGGTTTTTGCCGCAAGGCAAAAACCTTTTCAGTTACTGAAAAGAAACATCGTTACGCCATAGTGATCTGCGCCCGCAACGAAGAAAAGGTCATCGGCAACCTGTTGGACAGCATTGCGGGGCAGGATTATCCCAAAGACAAACTGCACGTGTTCGTGATCGCGGACAACTGCACGGACGAAACCGCCGCCATCGCGCGCGCAAAAGGCGCCACCGTGTACGAGCGGCACGATCTTTCCAAAGCGCGCAAAGGTTACGCGCTCGGGTTCGGGTTCGATCGGATCAAGGAAGATTACGGCATCGAAAATTTCGAAGGATATCTCTTTTTCGACGCGGACAACCTTTTGCGCCCCGATTACGTCACCGAAATGAACAAAGCGTTCGATACGGGCGAACTCGACGTAATTACGGGCTACCGCAATACGAAAAACTTCGACACGAATTGCATTTCCGCCGCGTACGGCATTCACTTTTACAGAAGTTCGCTCACATACCACCGCCCCAGGCAGTTATTGAATTCCGCCACGCACCTCGCCGGCACAGGCTATCTCGTGAAAGCGGAGATTTTAAAGGACGGCTGGCGCTGGTATTGTCTGACCGAGGATACCCAACTCACCCTCTACCTCGTGGCGCACGGATATAAGATCGGCTACTGCGAGGCTGCGGAATTTTTCGACGAACAGCCTGTCGGATTCGGAACGGTCATCAAACAGCGCATGCGTTGGTTCAAGGGCCGCCTTTACGCGTTTTTTGCCTATGCGCACCAGGAGATCGCGGGCATGTTCAAAAAGAAAACGCAGAAATGGGCGTGTTTCGATATGTTGTTTTACGCCTTTCCTTACGGTTTGGTCACGACCGTCATATCTTTGGCGGTCACCGCCCTTTCCGTCGCGCTCGCGGTGCAGGCGGGCACCGTGATGGATTCCTACGGGCCGCTGGCGACGCTCAAAAGCATGGGAATGGACCTTTTGAGTTTCTGGCTGATGACCGTGTTCACCGGCACCGTGGTCGTCATACGCGAACGGAAACACATTCATTGTACGACGAAGAAACTCGTCCTGTACGTACTGCTCTTCCCCTGGTTCGATTTTATCGAGATCCCGCTCGCGATCTTCAGCCTGTTCATGCACGTCACCTGGAAAAAAATCAAACACGTGGACACGACCAGGATCGAACAACTCGTCCCCGTAAAGACGGACGTGCCGCAAACGGTTATCATGAAAGACAAAGCGTCCTGA
- a CDS encoding pro-sigmaK processing inhibitor BofA family protein codes for MSQTIQYILIAAAVIVLLLIGLKLFKATFKTIFTIVLNAVIGALAIWLLNFIPAVEIPLVWWTALLAGIFGVPAVIIMLIVSLIK; via the coding sequence ATGAGCCAAACCATTCAATATATCCTGATCGCGGCGGCGGTCATCGTGCTGTTGCTGATCGGTCTGAAGTTATTCAAAGCGACGTTCAAAACCATTTTTACGATCGTTTTAAACGCCGTCATCGGCGCGCTCGCCATCTGGCTTTTGAATTTTATCCCCGCGGTGGAAATCCCGCTCGTGTGGTGGACGGCGCTGCTTGCGGGTATTTTCGGCGTTCCCGCGGTCATCATCATGCTGATCGTCAGTCTGATCAAATAG
- the phoU gene encoding phosphate signaling complex protein PhoU, with protein sequence MVRNQYNEQLAELKSLLTEMGDLNSQAIAQVVAALKSPAIPPRKEGELYGSVSVVRAIKRYENAVDEKESEIERLCLKLIIRQQPVASDLLFITSAMKMITDMERIADQAVDISELVVKMSGLKEGEIPEEMSAMADAVQKMVVGVMQAFTERSEQKAREICRADDVVDECFIKIKTKLTSVMHRSGDEGGNERALDLLMVAKYLERIGDHAVNIAEWVLFSLTGEHKKLG encoded by the coding sequence ATGGTCAGAAATCAATATAACGAGCAACTCGCGGAACTGAAATCGTTGCTTACCGAAATGGGGGATCTGAATTCGCAGGCGATCGCACAGGTGGTCGCGGCGCTCAAAAGCCCCGCGATCCCTCCCAGAAAAGAGGGGGAATTGTACGGGAGCGTCAGCGTGGTGCGCGCTATCAAACGCTATGAAAACGCGGTGGACGAAAAGGAGAGCGAGATCGAGCGCCTGTGTTTAAAACTCATCATCCGTCAGCAACCCGTCGCAAGCGACCTTCTTTTTATCACTTCCGCCATGAAGATGATCACGGACATGGAGCGTATCGCCGACCAGGCGGTGGATATCAGCGAACTGGTGGTCAAAATGAGCGGGTTGAAAGAGGGGGAGATCCCCGAAGAGATGAGCGCGATGGCGGACGCGGTGCAGAAGATGGTCGTAGGCGTCATGCAGGCGTTCACCGAGCGCAGCGAGCAAAAAGCGCGCGAGATATGCCGCGCGGACGACGTCGTGGACGAATGTTTTATCAAAATCAAAACGAAACTGACTTCCGTCATGCACCGGAGCGGCGACGAGGGCGGCAACGAACGCGCGCTCGATCTTTTGATGGTGGCGAAATATCTCGAACGCATCGGCGACCACGCGGTGAATATCGCTGAATGGGTACTCTTTTCCCTGACGGGAGAACATAAAAAATTGGGTTGA
- the pstB gene encoding phosphate ABC transporter ATP-binding protein PstB: protein MLDKFNVKGLNLYYGNFHALKNIDMDIKEKEITAFIGPSGCGKSTFLKSLNRMNDLVPDCKIYGEVLIDGEDLYGKVDVNDLRKRVGMVFQKPNPFPMSVYDNVAYGPKTHGVKKKAALDEIVEKSLRQAAIWDELKDRLKKSALGLSGGQQQRLCIARALAVEPEVILMDEPTSALDPISTSKIEDLAQELKQNYTIVMVTHNMQQAARISDKTAFFLLGDLIEFGETDQIFDKPRDRRTEDYITGRFG, encoded by the coding sequence ATCTTGGATAAGTTCAACGTAAAGGGATTAAATTTATATTACGGCAATTTTCATGCGCTGAAAAATATTGATATGGACATCAAAGAAAAGGAGATCACCGCGTTCATCGGTCCGTCGGGATGCGGAAAATCCACCTTTTTGAAATCGCTCAACCGCATGAACGACCTCGTGCCCGACTGCAAAATTTACGGAGAAGTGCTGATCGACGGCGAAGATCTGTACGGGAAAGTGGACGTCAACGATCTTCGCAAGCGCGTGGGCATGGTGTTCCAGAAACCCAACCCGTTTCCCATGAGCGTGTACGACAACGTCGCCTACGGCCCCAAGACGCACGGCGTGAAAAAAAAGGCGGCGCTGGACGAGATCGTGGAAAAATCTTTGCGGCAGGCAGCCATCTGGGATGAACTGAAAGATCGTCTGAAAAAAAGCGCTCTGGGGCTTTCGGGCGGACAGCAGCAGCGCCTTTGCATCGCGCGCGCGCTCGCCGTCGAACCCGAAGTCATTCTGATGGACGAACCGACGAGCGCTCTCGATCCCATTTCCACCTCCAAGATCGAAGATTTGGCGCAGGAACTGAAACAGAATTACACCATCGTCATGGTCACGCACAATATGCAGCAGGCGGCGCGCATTTCCGACAAGACCGCGTTTTTTCTGTTGGGCGATCTCATCGAATTCGGCGAAACTGATCAGATTTTCGATAAGCCGCGGGACAGGAGAACGGAAGATTATATCACGGGGAGGTTTGGCTGA